Genomic window (Nitrospirales bacterium LBB_01):
CTCGCCCTACCCATACGCCAACTGCCAGCCGGTCGTCAAACCCCATAAACCACGCATCGGCAAAACTATCTGTCGTGCCGGTTTTACCATACACAGTTTTGTTTAGCGCCATTGCTGCGTTTCCGGTACCCGACGTTATTACTCCCCTGAGAAGCTCTTTTAATTCTGAGTCCACATTTTCGTCTATCACGTTCTTATAGGATGTTTTCATCTCCTGAAGAGGTACGCCGTCTTTGTTGGTAATCTTCACTATGGAATATGGAGCGTAACGGTTTCCACTGCTAAAGGCAGCGTAGGCATAAGTCAACTCTAAGAGAGTCAGGTCGGAGGCGCCAAGAGCAGACGGCATGTAGGGTTGTACGGGATTTTTAATGCCAAGCACTTTAGCTGTCTCTATAACTTTCTTAATTCCAACCTTATCGGCAAGATACACAGTGGCAGCGTTTAATGAGTGCGCAATGGCATAGCGCAGCGTTACCTCACCGTTATATTCACGGTCATAGTTTTGAGGCGTCCATATGTCAGACTTGCTGCTTCCGGTAAAACTTATCGGTGCGTCCATGATAGTGCTGTCAGGGGTAAATCCCTCATTAAGGGCTGTCAGATAGACAACCGGTTTAAAAGAAGATCCCGGCTGTCGTATCGCCTGAGTTACTCTGTTAAACTGTGTTTCCCAAAAGTCCGTACCTCCTACCATCGCCTTAATTGCTCCGGTTTGGGTATCTACGGCAAGGAGAGCCACTTGAACGTTTTTCCGTTTCCGTTTAGCTAAATTATTCACGCCAAACAAAACCGCTTTTTCCGCTATTTTTTGCAGACGGTAATCAAGTGTCGTATAAATTTTAATACCTGCGGTGTAGAGTCTTTCGCCGTATTCGTCCTCAAGCTCGTTCTTTATATAATCTATAAAATATGGTGCGTTGTAGCGCCTTGTGTGCTGGTTTGTAGGTAGGGGTACTTTCATAGCTTTCTCACATTGTGCGTCGGTTATGAAGCCAGCTGCAAGCATCCGTTTAAGAACAAAATTTCTCCTCTGCAGGGATTTTTGAGGATTCTTAAACGGTGAATAAGTGGTTGGAGCTTTGGGTATGGCGGCCAAAAGAGCTGCCTCAGCTATGTTCAAATCAGAGGTAGATTTGCCAAAATAAGTATAAGATGCCGCCTCAATGCCATAAGCACGTGTGCCAAAGTATGTCTGGTTTAAGTACAGCCCTATTATCTCATCTTTTGTATAGTGGCGCTCAATTTGCAGAGAAAGTGTCGCCTCCTTAAGCTTTCTCTCAAGTGACCTTTCAGGCTTTAAAAACAACATTTTGGCCAACTGTTGTGTTATGGTGCTGCCGCCCTGTACGAAAGACTTAGCCTTAATGTCTTCATACATTGCTCCAAAAATTCTTACAAAATCTATTCCCCTGTGCTTATAAAACCGTGCATCTTCTACCGCTATGAATGCCTTCTTAACGTGGTTGGGAATCTTATGGTATGGAACAAAGGTTCGTCTTTCTATGAAAAGCTCGGCCAGAAGTTCGTTATCTGCCGAGTAAACAAGGGATGTTTGAAGAGGGGTATATTCCTCAAGCATCTTGATTTTGGGTAAATCAGAAAGAGTCCAAAACAAAAATCCGCCGCCAAAACCCAGCGACAGGGCTATAGCCATAATGATAAAACCTATTAGAAAGGAAAGAAATCCCCGTTTTTTTTTGGGCTTCGCAGGCTCTTTGCGTGGCACCCGCTGTGCTGCTCTCTTTTCAACCATTAGTAGCTATTTCAAACCCCTTTGTACAGAGTAACAGCAAGCTGATAAAAAAATCAAATTTTAAATTAAATTGCCTATGCAGTTAACGCCGTCAAATGTATTTCTGTCAGCAACTGATAGACTTAAAAGGACTGGATTCCCGCTCGTAGGCGGGAATGACAAAGAAGGGTCGCCATTCTGTTGTTTTCTTGTCATTCCTTTTCTATCATTCCTTTTTTCTTCTGTCATTCCTGCGAAGGCAGGAATCCAGTTTTTTCTTTGCGGAGCTAAGGGCATAAGCAAATAAATTAATAGAATTAATCTGCTTTAAAAATCTGATTTTACTGAATTGTAAAGTTGACGCTGGAATGGTGCTTGACTTTTTAAATAAATACGTATATGCTATTTACATCAGGTACATTCCCTTGGAACGTAGGTTTCTATATTATTTTTTGATAGTTCGCTATGTGGGACAGGGCTGGAGGTAGCGGGATGGTTTTTGTCTTTTTTTTTAGCTGTAATTCTGTCGCACGCCAGATAATCACAGGGGATAGGTACAGTATAGAAATACTGTTTGGTCCGTTGGAACAGCAGAGAGTACAATTAAACAAGTATACATACTTGTTTAATTGTATGTATGTATGTATGTATGTATGTATGTATGTATGTATGTATGTATGTATGTATGTATGTATGTATGTATGTATGGGGCGCAAAATTACCATTTCCTCACGAGAACTTCACAACCTCTGTATAAAAATACTGTTGACTGATATGCACAAGAAGTGGACTTGCAGCTATGGAATCTGAAAACATACTTAAGAGATTAAGCATCTTATGCGTAGAGGATGAGAAGGCAGTAGAAGGTATTATTTATAGATACATGAAAAGGCGATTTGGGATAGTGTATATGGCATACAATGGTAAAGATGGTTTAGAAATGTATTTACAACACAGGCCTGATATTGTAATAACTGATAATAAAATGCCAATTATGGATGGAATTACAATGTCAAATCTTATCTTAGAGATAAACAATAAACAACCGATTATTATAACAAAGTCTTTTATTGATGATGAGGATATTAGATGTAACACATATACAATTATTAAGAAACCTGTTGATATGATAAAATTGATGGATGCACTTTATAATTATTTAAGATTGGTATAATTGAGAGTATGGGAGGCAGTATCACGTGCAAAAATGTAGATGGTGGTGCTGAGTTCAGGATAAATCTTTGATAATTCAGGGGGGAGGACAGAGTCCCTCCCCCAAACTAAATTACTTTATGGCTTCTATTCTTCTTCGTCTTTTTTCGTTCTTTCGCTGATTATTTTTTGTGCCAGATGTTGAGGGAGTTCCTCGTAATGTGAAAATTCCATAGTGTAAAGTCCCCGTCCTGAAGTTATGCTGTGAAGCTGGTTAGCATAAGTCAGCATTTCAGACATGGGAACAAGGGCTGTGACTTTTTGGTTGCCGCCCGGACTTGAATCCATTCCCTGAACCTTGCCGCGCTTAGAGTTTAAATCGCCGATTACAGCGCCGAGGTTTTCGTCAGGGCATACTGCCTCCATTTTCATAACAGGCTCAAGAATTACCGGATGAGCGTCGGCAACAGCCTTTTTAATGGCAAATGAGCCGGCTATCTTAAATGCCATTTCAGAGGAATCCACAGCATGATAGCTGCCGTCAAAGATAGTTACACGAATATCCACCATTGGATACCCAGCAATGATACCGCCCTTTAACTTTTCTACGATGCCTTTTTCAACTGCCGGAATGTACTGTCTTGGCACTGAACCACCGACGACTTTATCCACGTACTCAAACCCGGAGCTGCGCGGAAGCGGCTCTATCTCTATCCAGCAGTCTCCGTACTGCCCACGACCGCCGGACTGCTTTTTGTACTTGCCCTGTGCTTTAGCGCGCGCCGTTATTGTCTCACGATAGGCAATCGTCGGGGTTTTCATCTCAACCTCTACTCCAAACTTTCTCTTAAGTTTGTGAAGAGTGACCTCTATGTGAACCTGTCCCATGCCGGAGATTATCATCTCATTGGTCTCATCCTCACGGTGAAAGCGAAGTGTGGGATCCTCATCCAAAATCCTATGAAGTCCGGAGCTGACCTTTTCCTCATCCCCTTTAGTTTTTGGCTCTATAGCGTACGATATAATAGGCTCGGCAAACTTCACATCAGGCAGCTTTACGTGTGTGGTCTCGTTGCAGAGTGTGTCGCCTGTGCCGGTTTCTTTTAGTTTTGCCACAACTCCGATTTCCCCTGGGCCAAGCACCTGAGCTGGCGTTTGCTTTTTACCCAGCATGTACAATACCTGACCGATTCTCTCCTTTACACCCTTTGATGAATTAAAGATTGTGGTATCAGGCCTGAATGTACCCGAAAAAACTCTGAAAATCGTAAGTTTCCCTGCATAAGGATCGGCTACGGTTTTTAGCACATAAGCGGCGGGATGCTCGGCGCTCTCAGGTTTAAGAACAACATCCGAATTATCTTTTAAATTTTTGGCCGTTACGGGTTTATATTTTACTCTGTCAGCTGGAGATGGAACGCAGAATAAAATTGAATCAAGAAGCGCTTTTATGCACAGGTTTTTCTCAGCGGAACCGCAGGTTACAGGCAAAAAACACCGTCTGTTAACACCGTCCTGTACACCGTTTATCACCTCATCATCTGTAAGCTCGCCGGTTTCAAGGTATTTCTCAAGCAAAGCATCATCTGCCTCAGCTACGACCTCTACCAGTTTTTTTCTGTACTCTGCTGCCTTTTCCGACATATCTGAGGGAATTGCAGTCTCCTCAAAACCTGTGCCCTTAAAGATATATGCTTTCATTTTAAGTAAATCCACATATCCATTAAAAGCAGCAGCCTCACCGATTGGCAGCATCACAGGCAGCGGTTCAATTGAAAAGGCATCCTGAGCCTGCTCTAATGCTGAGTAAAAGTTCGCATTTTCCTTATCTATCTCATTAACAAAAACCATAGCAGGCGTTTCAAACTCAGTGATATAGTTCCAAATCTTTTGCGTTTCGGCTTTTACACCGCTTTCTGCTCCTATCACTATTATGGCACAATCGGCTACCCTCAAACATCCCCTTGCATCCTCTATAAAATTTATAAACCCCGGCGTGTCCATCACGTTTATCTTATGCCCGGAGTAGTCAAACGTTGCTACGGCTGATGTTATAGAGGCCATACGCTCTATCTCCTCAGGGTCAAAATCGCTGACCGTGTTACCGTCTGACACAGTTCCCATCCTACCGATAACTCCGGCACTTAGAAGAAGAGCCTCTGTGAGGGTTGTCTTACCTGAGCCGCTGTGTCCTACCAATGCTATGTTACGTATTTTTCCCACTTCGGTGTTTCCCATTGTGTGTCCCCCTTTATGCTTTATATTAAAATTTACATTAATTTGTCTGCTTTAAAGTATTTGTGTCACTACGGGTTTATTTTCTGTTGTTCTCTCCAGTTTTCGTGATATTAGGCTTGCAATGGCAAAAAGCATGGCAAAAGCGCCAAGCCCCGATATTGCAGAGATAAGCTCGGGCGATGTACCCCTAAAATATTGGGCTAAAAAATATTTTCCCAGAACTGCCCCAGCAATAAGTGCAAGCGCAGGGAATCCATAAACCAAAGCAGTTCCCTTCATATAGGTGTAGCGCCTCATAACGACAACCACACGCTGACCTACTCTGGCCTGAGCCTCGTTAAGCGCCTCCCATTCTACAACATGTTCGCCGTCAGTGCAAGTATCGTTTTGAGGACAATTCTGGCATGTGCCAGTTTTTTGTACCTCCACAATTGCAATATGCCCTCTTACTGCCTTTACAACACCTGTCTCATCCATATCTGAGATTTTAACATAATCGTTTCTTTATAAAAAATAGCTGTTTATAATTTGGCTTTAAAAAAGTAATTTTTCCTTGAGTTAACAGTTCAAAACTGTTATAGTTAAGAATAATTAATGCAATATTGATACCAAGTAGCTGTCAAAAAAGTAAATAACTATTGATGAAAAAGAAGCTGAAACCTAACGTTTTGTTGGTTTGATGAGATTGCTTCGCTACGCTCGCAATGACAAATCTGGGCTGTTTTTTATCTGTCATTGCGAGGAGCGATAGCGACAAGGGGAATCCCCTCTAGGGGAGGGCAATCTCGTCCTAAGTAACCAGCAAATTAATCTGTATAACGGAGAAATTTACCACTATGAACGCTACTCGGTATTAATTAATAAAAGGAGCTTGAGTCTTCGTTCTATATTTCTTTTTAATAAATCTATCTCGTTTGTACGCAGTACAATTTTCGGATCAAATGCCGTAAAATATGACCTTGGTCCAGTCAAACTATGAGGGTCCAACCTTATCATCATTATATGTTGTCTGAGATATATACTATGGCACAATAGACTTATTTATATCAAGCAATTAAATGCTTTTCTGTATTTTTTCACAGGACATACGTAAGCGCTCAACACTTGCGATTTTTCACCTGATGTCAAACAATTCTGTTCCCATTACCTAAGTCCTTCAAGTTTATCACTAATCAAAATAGTTGCTGTTCCTTTTATCTTTAACAAATCTCTTTGTAGTTTTTCAGATTTTCCCCTTATAAAGCGAATCTGCTCTTCTACTGAAAAACTTTTTGTTTCTTCATAATATTTATCGCGAATATTTCGAATTATCTCAACTGCTTTCACAGCCATATAATGTCACCTCCCTTGGTGAATAAATTGAAAGCTGTTTATAACCCATTTCAAGATTTACGGCATTAAATCTCTGTATTTTTTTAAAATGAACAATATGTTTGAAATTCCAACTTACTAATAAATCTGACTCGGCAATCGTCGCTATTGCTATATGAAGCGCATCGTTGCGGTAATTCTGAGATAAAATGTTATGGCTTAATTAAACATCAGCCAACTCTATTGCTTCTGAATTAACCATGTGAATTTCTTTGGTACAGTCCCTAAACTCACTGTAAATATCTTTAACTTCATTTGGTGCATCCTGTATTTCAGCATCAATCAATTCTGAAAGCAATAGAGTAAAAGTCCCTGATTTAAAATCAGAGAGAAGTCCACGTGACCATTGTTGAAATTCTATATCACAACATCCACCTATCACAGATGTATCTACATAAATAACTGCTTTCTTCATAATTATATTTTAGCATTATAAATAACTATTTTGATGGTTCCAAGGAATCCGAGTTTTGTATTACGGGTGTTTATTTAACTGCACGCACATGACGTAAGGCAGCTTTCTATAGTTCATGCAGCCGTTACAGGAGATGCAGGCTGCGCGCTCGGTGCCCTTTTCAAATAAAGCCGGCAGATTGGGCTGTCTGATAAGAGGTCTGCCAAATGATATAAGGTCGGCATATCCTTCTTTTAAAATATTCTCAGCTACTGATTTGGAACGAACCCCTCCAACCACCATTATAGGCACTGTAACCGCTTTTTTAAACTCCATTCCTGCTATGCGATTATACGCCTCGTCCGTGACCTCAAGTATTTTAGGTCTTGCCGTCTTAACTTTAGATTCGTACATGCTGGTGCTGACCTCTATGGCATCTATTGAGGCGCTCTGAAGACGTTTTGCCGTTCTTAGGGCCTCAGGAAGCGTTACGCCTCCCTGCATATAATCGTCATAGTTCATTTTTATAAACACAGGGTAGGCATCTCCGACCTCTTTTCGGATAGCTTTTAGCATCTCTCCTACAAAAGTAAATCTGCGCTCTTCATCGCCGCCCCATGCGTCATCGCGCCGGTTGGTATACCCTGAAAGAAACTGGCTGACAAGGTATCCATGTGCGCCATGAATTTGAACTCCGTCAAAACCCGCCTTTTGCGCCCTTTTAGCGGCAAGTGCAAATGCCCCTATAATCTCCCATATTTCACCCTCTGTCATCTCCCTGGGCATCGCTCTCATAAACGGCTCATACACAGCCGATGGCGCAATATTTTCTTTACTGTCAAGAAGCTCGGGAACGCTCTGTCTGCCTCCGTGAGTTAACTGAAGGGCAATCTTGCCGCCTTCTTTATGCACCACTGAGGCAATTTCTGACAGCCCCGCAATATACTTATCATCGTACGCACAGAGTATCTTATCCACGGTAAATCCAGTGCGGTGCACCAGCGTATTGCCGCTTATGATTAATCCTACACCGCCGACAGCTAAGTCTTTGTATAGTTTAAATATTCTATCTGTAACAAATCCGTCGTCATCGGCCATTTTCTCATAACAAGCCGAACGCACCATCCGGTTTCTTAACTCTATTGTCTTAAGGTTATATTTTTCTAATAACATGTTAAATCCCTCCTGCTAAATAGTACAAAAAAAAAGGTCATTTGTCAAATTAACTTCGCACAAGCAATTCGTGGGGTTGCTATTTTACTTTTAAAATGTTACAATATGTCCCGCTTCAGCCAAGTATCATCAGGCAGAGGTAGGTTAAGAAATGGAGAGGTGGCCGAGCGGTCGAAGGCAGCCGCCTGCTAAGCGGTTGTGGGGGTAATACTCCACCCAGGGTTCGAATCCCTGCCTCTCCGGTTATAACTTGTTGGTAATAAAGGGAATTTTGGACTTGTAATAAGGCTTGGTGACGGTTCATTAGTTTCGGTAATTAATTTTTAGGTTTAATTTTAGCTATTTCTCAATCATTAATTATAAAAGGGGTTGGCATAAAGGTAACTATAAAAATAAGCAGGGACAGGAAAGCAACTTTTTTTCTTGAAGGATCAAGCGGTATATCTGAAAAATAAACCGGAGGATGATGCAGCTTAAGCACAACCATTAAAAAAGCCCACATTAGCCATCCCTCCCAATATAAAATTCCCATACAGAAGAGCACAACCACAACCACTCTTGACGACCACTTATGTCCGATGTCTGTTACTGCGTATGCAATGTGGCCTCCGTCAAGCTGCCCGACCGGCAGCAGATTTAGCGAGGTTATAAATAGACCTATCCATCCGGCAAACGCTACTGAGTTTAACATTATGTCATGTCCGGCTGGAGGCGTTCCAAGTATAAGTTTTGACATAAATGTAAATAATATTGAATCGCCAAGAATCAATCCCTGATTCCCTGATATCTCCACTATTTTTGAACCCATAAGCCCAATAATTGAGGCTGCCACGGAGAAAATAAACCCGATTACCGGCCCTGATGCCCCAATGTCAAGCAGCGCTGTGCGTGTTTGTATGGGAGATTTCATCTTTATAAATGCCCCAAAGGTGCCAAAGATAGAGGGTGCCGGTATAAAGTAAGGAAGCGTTGCATGTGTATTATGTTTGACCGATGATATATAGTGCCCAAGTTCGTGTGCAAGAAGTATCGTCAATAGAGTTAATGCAAAAGGCAGCCCCTCATAAAATCTCTCCGGTGATTTAATCGGGCTTATACCCTTTTGAAACATACCGGCAACTATCGTTGACAAGAGCGTCAGAAAAAAAAGTATCACGTGCAGAGCCGTTATTTTTTGTACATGGGCATATGCTTTCATAAGTTGTCTTATACCATATAATACCTTATTTTAAGAAAGTCTATATAAAAAATAAGAATTCTATCCGCAGATTGCACAGATTTTCGCAGATTTTTTCATCTGTGTCATCTGCGTCATCTGCGGATTAATACTCAGTTTTTTTGTCATTCCTGCGAAGGCAGGAATCCAGTTTTTCTATTAGCAGAGTTAACTGCATAGGCAATTTAAATAATTTCCCTGTTAAATCATATTCGCTGGCATCGGTTATGGTTACATTTATATAACCGGACAAAATATCTGCATCAATTTTCTCACCGTTGTTTAATTCTATAATAACATTTCCATCTATTTCGGGAGCGTGTCTTTGCAGCCGTCCGATAAGAACACCCTCTCCTACCTCATCAATGAGAGCAGGGTATGTGCCGCCGATTAGCTTAAGATTTTTCTCGTAAGATATTTTTGCCTGAAGCATCATTATGTCATCAATTCGGGTTTTTTTGGTTTTTTCGGATACCTTCTTTGTCATGCCAAATGATGGTGTGCCCTCCTCATCAGAATATGCAAATACGCCGACATGGTCAAATTGTGCCTCATTTACAAAAGACGTCAGGGCGGTAAAGTCATGATGAGTTTCACCGGGGTGCCCCACAATAAATGTTGTACGAAAAACGGCATTAGGTATTTCTGAGCGGATTTTTTCAATCAGCTTTAAATACTGTGTACTGCTGCCGCCGCGTCCCATTGCCTTAAGAACTCGCTCCTCAGAGTGTTGAAACGGGATGTCAAAATATTTCAACACCTTCTCCTCATCCCTTACACACGCTATAAGCTCATCGGTTAAAGAGGTCGGATATAGATACAGAAGACGTAACCAAAAGTCGCCGGCAAGTGCCGCAACTTTCCTTATCAATGTGTTAAGTGATGAGCTTGTGTCAGAGCCATACGATGTAAGGTCTTGTGCCACAAGAATCAATTCCCTTTTTCCGGCATCTATATGTTCTTTAGCTTTTTGTACAATCTCCTCAATTGGAAAACTTCTGAAGCCTCCCCGTATTGCAGGTATTACGCAAAAAGAACATTTGCGATTGCACCCCTCGGCTGCTTTTAAATAGGCATAGGGCAGATTAGATGATGTTTTTTTCTCCCCATGTTTTTCTTCTGCTAATCCATCAGAGGTCTTACAGTATCTAACAATATCATCCTCTTTTCCAACTCCCCAGATTGCATCAATTTCAGGAATTTCAGTCATCAACTCATCCCTGTACCTCTCGGCAAGACAGCCAAAGACGAGAATTTTTTTGCCGCTGGCCTTTTCTGCCGTCAGTGAGATGATTTCGTTTATGGACTCACGTTTGGCATCTTCAATAAACCCACAGGTGTTGATAATTATGACAGAGGCATCACTGACTGAGCTTACCGTGTGAATGCCGTGTTTATTAAGAAGGCTTTCCAGATTTTCAGAGTCCACCTGGTTTTTTGGGCAGCCCAAAGTAACTATTAAGGCGGCAGGGGCAGACATCTCTTATTGTTTGTCATCAGGCAGTAGGTTTGCCTCAACAGGTCTATATTTAGATCTAAGTTTAAGTATATAAAATAAAATTGCAAAACTAATAAATCCAGCAATTACAGAGAGTACGGTGTTGCCTATCATAAAAGGCCATAGAAGCGACTCAAGTGTGTCTTCAATGTTTGAGAGCGTTAGTCCTTTAAGATTAAAATCAGATAGAGAGGCAGTGCTGCCGGTTATTTTTATACCAACCCACGTGCCAAAGGTGTATATGGGAATCACTGTCAGTGGATTTGACAAATATACGCCTGTTATTACGGATGCCTTATTAAGTTTAAAAGCCCACGCTGCCATTAAGCCTAAAACTGTGTGAATACCATAAAGCGGTGAAAATCCAAAAAATACCCCGATGCCAAAAGAAAGAGCTATTAGAAACGGAGGATCATCAATCCCAATAAGCTGTTTGCAGGCGCCTTTAATTTTTGAAATGATCATACCCGCAATCCTTTAGTTCTGTTTCATTGCCGTCAGAAGTCTCAATTGTAACACTGCCGCCTTTTACTATATCTCCTATATAAACGGCGTCTGTGACACTGATCCCTCTTGAACATGTAAAAAGCAGCTCATAGTCCTCGCCTCCGCAAAGGCATAAATCAAGAGGGTTAAGATTAAGGTGCTTGCAAAGGGTGGTCATCTCATCAGACAATGGCAGATTCTTTTCATAGATACGTGAGCCGACCCCACTCTCAGCGCAAAGCCGCCTCAGATCCATTGCAAGTCCGTCGCTTATATCCATCATTGAGCTTATATGCTCAGTTTTTGGGAGCGGTTTAACATTTGGCATAAGGTGTCTTGTAATGAGCGGTTTTAGTATATCCCATGACATTGGGAAATAATCTATTGTTTCAGAATTTTCAATACGTACGACTTTTCCAATTTTCTGTAAGGCATGTAATCCAGCCGCAGAGTCTCCCAAACAGCCTGTAACATAAACCCTGTCGCCTGGTTTTGCGCCAGTTCTCATAACTGGAGTTTTCTCGGCAACTCCGATAACAGTAGCGCTCAGTGCCAGCCCAGAGTGGGACGATGTCACATCTCCGCCAATCAGTGATGTGTTATAAATGTCCAAAGCATTTTTCATACCGGTTAAAAAGTCATCAATATTTTCGGAAACCTCAGATTGCGGGGGAATCGACAGCGACAACAGCATGTAGAGAGGGCGTGCCCCCATAGCGTATATATCGCTTACATTTACACTGACTAGTTTATAGCCAACTTGATACAGGGAGCAGTATGAAAGGTCAAAATGAACTCCCTCCATCATAGCATCCGTAGTTACGAGAAGGCTGCCTGACGGCGGGTTTATAACGGCGGCATCATCCCCAATCCCAGCAATGAGTCCCGTCACAGCCGGTTTTAAAAAGCCCCCCCTGATACGC
Coding sequences:
- a CDS encoding NADH:flavin oxidoreductase translates to MLLEKYNLKTIELRNRMVRSACYEKMADDDGFVTDRIFKLYKDLAVGGVGLIISGNTLVHRTGFTVDKILCAYDDKYIAGLSEIASVVHKEGGKIALQLTHGGRQSVPELLDSKENIAPSAVYEPFMRAMPREMTEGEIWEIIGAFALAAKRAQKAGFDGVQIHGAHGYLVSQFLSGYTNRRDDAWGGDEERRFTFVGEMLKAIRKEVGDAYPVFIKMNYDDYMQGGVTLPEALRTAKRLQSASIDAIEVSTSMYESKVKTARPKILEVTDEAYNRIAGMEFKKAVTVPIMVVGGVRSKSVAENILKEGYADLISFGRPLIRQPNLPALFEKGTERAACISCNGCMNYRKLPYVMCVQLNKHP
- a CDS encoding PBP1A family penicillin-binding protein; its protein translation is MVEKRAAQRVPRKEPAKPKKKRGFLSFLIGFIIMAIALSLGFGGGFLFWTLSDLPKIKMLEEYTPLQTSLVYSADNELLAELFIERRTFVPYHKIPNHVKKAFIAVEDARFYKHRGIDFVRIFGAMYEDIKAKSFVQGGSTITQQLAKMLFLKPERSLERKLKEATLSLQIERHYTKDEIIGLYLNQTYFGTRAYGIEAASYTYFGKSTSDLNIAEAALLAAIPKAPTTYSPFKNPQKSLQRRNFVLKRMLAAGFITDAQCEKAMKVPLPTNQHTRRYNAPYFIDYIKNELEDEYGERLYTAGIKIYTTLDYRLQKIAEKAVLFGVNNLAKRKRKNVQVALLAVDTQTGAIKAMVGGTDFWETQFNRVTQAIRQPGSSFKPVVYLTALNEGFTPDSTIMDAPISFTGSSKSDIWTPQNYDREYNGEVTLRYAIAHSLNAATVYLADKVGIKKVIETAKVLGIKNPVQPYMPSALGASDLTLLELTYAYAAFSSGNRYAPYSIVKITNKDGVPLQEMKTSYKNVIDENVDSELKELLRGVITSGTGNAAMALNKTVYGKTGTTDSFADAWFMGFDDRLAVGVWVGRDDHKPIGARETGAQAALPIWMEFMKNADYQ
- a CDS encoding SoxR reducing system RseC family protein is translated as MDETGVVKAVRGHIAIVEVQKTGTCQNCPQNDTCTDGEHVVEWEALNEAQARVGQRVVVVMRRYTYMKGTALVYGFPALALIAGAVLGKYFLAQYFRGTSPELISAISGLGAFAMLFAIASLISRKLERTTENKPVVTQIL
- a CDS encoding type II toxin-antitoxin system VapC family toxin — encoded protein: MKKAVIYVDTSVIGGCCDIEFQQWSRGLLSDFKSGTFTLLLSELIDAEIQDAPNEVKDIYSEFRDCTKEIHMVNSEAIELADV
- the rimO gene encoding 30S ribosomal protein S12 methylthiotransferase RimO, whose product is MSAPAALIVTLGCPKNQVDSENLESLLNKHGIHTVSSVSDASVIIINTCGFIEDAKRESINEIISLTAEKASGKKILVFGCLAERYRDELMTEIPEIDAIWGVGKEDDIVRYCKTSDGLAEEKHGEKKTSSNLPYAYLKAAEGCNRKCSFCVIPAIRGGFRSFPIEEIVQKAKEHIDAGKRELILVAQDLTSYGSDTSSSLNTLIRKVAALAGDFWLRLLYLYPTSLTDELIACVRDEEKVLKYFDIPFQHSEERVLKAMGRGGSSTQYLKLIEKIRSEIPNAVFRTTFIVGHPGETHHDFTALTSFVNEAQFDHVGVFAYSDEEGTPSFGMTKKVSEKTKKTRIDDIMMLQAKISYEKNLKLIGGTYPALIDEVGEGVLIGRLQRHAPEIDGNVIIELNNGEKIDADILSGYINVTITDASEYDLTGKLFKLPMQLTLLIEKLDSCLRRNDKKTEY
- a CDS encoding site-2 protease family protein, whose product is MKAYAHVQKITALHVILFFLTLLSTIVAGMFQKGISPIKSPERFYEGLPFALTLLTILLAHELGHYISSVKHNTHATLPYFIPAPSIFGTFGAFIKMKSPIQTRTALLDIGASGPVIGFIFSVAASIIGLMGSKIVEISGNQGLILGDSILFTFMSKLILGTPPAGHDIMLNSVAFAGWIGLFITSLNLLPVGQLDGGHIAYAVTDIGHKWSSRVVVVVLFCMGILYWEGWLMWAFLMVVLKLHHPPVYFSDIPLDPSRKKVAFLSLLIFIVTFMPTPFIIND
- the fusA gene encoding elongation factor G, whose translation is MGNTEVGKIRNIALVGHSGSGKTTLTEALLLSAGVIGRMGTVSDGNTVSDFDPEEIERMASITSAVATFDYSGHKINVMDTPGFINFIEDARGCLRVADCAIIVIGAESGVKAETQKIWNYITEFETPAMVFVNEIDKENANFYSALEQAQDAFSIEPLPVMLPIGEAAAFNGYVDLLKMKAYIFKGTGFEETAIPSDMSEKAAEYRKKLVEVVAEADDALLEKYLETGELTDDEVINGVQDGVNRRCFLPVTCGSAEKNLCIKALLDSILFCVPSPADRVKYKPVTAKNLKDNSDVVLKPESAEHPAAYVLKTVADPYAGKLTIFRVFSGTFRPDTTIFNSSKGVKERIGQVLYMLGKKQTPAQVLGPGEIGVVAKLKETGTGDTLCNETTHVKLPDVKFAEPIISYAIEPKTKGDEEKVSSGLHRILDEDPTLRFHREDETNEMIISGMGQVHIEVTLHKLKRKFGVEVEMKTPTIAYRETITARAKAQGKYKKQSGGRGQYGDCWIEIEPLPRSSGFEYVDKVVGGSVPRQYIPAVEKGIVEKLKGGIIAGYPMVDIRVTIFDGSYHAVDSSEMAFKIAGSFAIKKAVADAHPVILEPVMKMEAVCPDENLGAVIGDLNSKRGKVQGMDSSPGGNQKVTALVPMSEMLTYANQLHSITSGRGLYTMEFSHYEELPQHLAQKIISERTKKDEEE
- a CDS encoding DUF2062 domain-containing protein, whose protein sequence is MIISKIKGACKQLIGIDDPPFLIALSFGIGVFFGFSPLYGIHTVLGLMAAWAFKLNKASVITGVYLSNPLTVIPIYTFGTWVGIKITGSTASLSDFNLKGLTLSNIEDTLESLLWPFMIGNTVLSVIAGFISFAILFYILKLRSKYRPVEANLLPDDKQ
- a CDS encoding response regulator; protein product: MESENILKRLSILCVEDEKAVEGIIYRYMKRRFGIVYMAYNGKDGLEMYLQHRPDIVITDNKMPIMDGITMSNLILEINNKQPIIITKSFIDDEDIRCNTYTIIKKPVDMIKLMDALYNYLRLV